A genomic segment from Perca flavescens isolate YP-PL-M2 chromosome 13, PFLA_1.0, whole genome shotgun sequence encodes:
- the pcp4a gene encoding calmodulin regulator protein PCP4a — protein MSERQASGAMTGNSKPSAGQDEKNKNNLPEDFDIDMENPETEKAAVAIQSQFRKFQKKKQDVKS, from the exons AGACAAGCCTCTGGAGCAATGACTGGAAACAGCAAACCATCTGCTGGCCAAG ATGAGAAGAACAAGAACAACCTCCCCGAGGACTTTGACATCGACATGGAGAACCCGGAGACGGAGAAGGCCGCTGTCGCCATCCAGTCGCAGTTCAGGAAATTCCAGAAGAAGAAGCAGGATGTGAAGTCATAG